From the genome of Calidithermus timidus DSM 17022, one region includes:
- a CDS encoding glycoside hydrolase family 13 protein yields MQIPDWVQDAVFYQIFPERFRNGDPANDPPGTEPWGAAPTRDNFFGGDLEGIIQGLDYIADLGCNALYLTPIFKAATNHKYDTYDYFQIDPHFGDDTTFDRLVTEIKRRGMRLVLDGVFNHCGVGFAPFRDLLEQGERSPYRDWFMPYGFPLRPELPNYATCGGVGWLPRLNTKNPEVEAFVQEVVLYWLGRGIDGWRMDVAYELEPPFWRRLRQAVKARYPEAYLVAEEWRDPWPFLQGDTFDGAMHYRLRELLFDFFLKNALAADSFARALTLLRERLPEGSEWGMLTLLGSHDTSRVLTECSGNPKLVQLLFTFLLTYPGAPMLYYGDENGMEGGNDPDCRRPMLWEPERWKPEIRATVRQMLALRRAHPVLRRGAFEVAYAEDRVFAFYRVLGGERVLVVLNNTPVPRELALPVAFPEGTHLIEVLSHKEFTVRNGSVHFARLEPLRGWVLLSSG; encoded by the coding sequence GTGCAGATCCCCGACTGGGTTCAAGACGCCGTCTTCTACCAGATCTTTCCTGAGCGCTTCCGGAACGGCGACCCCGCCAACGACCCACCCGGCACCGAGCCCTGGGGCGCGGCCCCCACCCGCGATAACTTCTTCGGTGGGGATCTCGAGGGCATCATTCAGGGCCTCGACTACATCGCCGACCTGGGCTGCAACGCCCTCTACCTGACCCCCATCTTTAAAGCCGCTACCAACCACAAGTACGACACCTACGACTACTTTCAGATTGATCCCCACTTTGGCGACGACACTACCTTCGATCGGCTGGTGACTGAGATCAAACGGCGGGGGATGCGGCTGGTGCTCGACGGGGTGTTCAACCACTGCGGCGTGGGCTTCGCGCCCTTCAGAGACCTGCTCGAACAGGGCGAGCGCTCGCCCTACCGCGACTGGTTCATGCCCTACGGCTTCCCCCTGCGGCCGGAGCTGCCCAACTACGCCACCTGCGGCGGGGTGGGCTGGCTGCCCCGACTCAATACCAAGAACCCCGAGGTCGAGGCCTTCGTGCAGGAAGTGGTGCTCTACTGGCTAGGGCGCGGCATCGACGGCTGGCGTATGGACGTGGCTTACGAGCTCGAGCCCCCTTTCTGGCGCCGCCTGCGGCAGGCGGTGAAGGCGCGCTACCCCGAGGCCTACCTGGTGGCCGAGGAGTGGCGCGACCCCTGGCCCTTCCTGCAGGGCGACACCTTCGATGGGGCCATGCACTACCGGCTGCGCGAGCTGCTCTTCGACTTTTTCCTCAAGAACGCCCTGGCCGCCGACAGCTTTGCCCGCGCCCTCACCCTGCTGCGCGAGCGGCTGCCCGAGGGTTCGGAATGGGGGATGCTGACCCTCCTGGGCAGCCACGACACCTCGCGTGTCCTTACTGAATGCAGCGGGAACCCTAAGCTCGTGCAGCTTCTTTTTACCTTTCTGCTAACCTACCCTGGCGCCCCGATGCTCTACTACGGCGACGAGAACGGGATGGAGGGCGGCAACGACCCCGACTGCCGCCGCCCGATGCTCTGGGAGCCGGAGCGCTGGAAGCCAGAGATCCGCGCCACCGTGCGCCAAATGCTGGCCCTGCGCAGAGCGCACCCCGTGCTGAGGCGGGGCGCCTTCGAGGTGGCTTACGCCGAGGATCGGGTGTTTGCTTTCTACCGGGTGCTGGGCGGGGAACGGGTGCTGGTGGTACTCAACAACACCCCGGTGCCCCGTGAGCTTGCCCTGCCGGTGGCATTCCCCGAGGGAACTCACCTCATTGAGGTCTTGAGTCACAAGGAGTTCACTGTACGGAACGGGTCTGTTCACTTTGCCCGGTTGGAGCCCCTGAGGGGCTGGGTTTTGCTGAGTAGTGGCTAA
- a CDS encoding carbohydrate ABC transporter permease: protein MARSLRVVLTHLLLAGGAFLSAMPFLWMLTTALKPESALYQPPLLFPTHFQWENFAKAWQAAPFPRFFLNSAVMTVGIVLSQTLFSAMAGYAFARMRFAGRNLLFFLVLGTMMIPFPVTLIPSFLVVNALGWIDTYNALIVPRAVSAFAIFLFRQFFLSLPRELEEAALMDGAGRLTLFFRIVLPLSTPVIAASAIFSFLFAWNDFLWPLLVTNSPDMRTVQVGLAMFQGQYGVFWTLLCAAATIVTLPAILAFLAAQRQFIAGITNTGLKE, encoded by the coding sequence ATGGCTAGGTCTTTGAGAGTCGTGCTGACCCACCTGCTGCTCGCGGGCGGAGCCTTCCTCTCAGCCATGCCCTTTCTGTGGATGCTCACCACCGCGCTCAAGCCCGAAAGCGCGCTGTACCAGCCGCCCCTGCTATTTCCTACGCACTTCCAGTGGGAGAACTTCGCCAAGGCCTGGCAGGCCGCGCCCTTCCCCCGCTTCTTCCTCAACAGCGCGGTGATGACGGTGGGAATCGTCCTCTCCCAGACGCTCTTCTCGGCCATGGCCGGCTACGCCTTCGCCCGGATGCGCTTCGCCGGGCGCAACCTGCTGTTCTTCTTGGTGCTGGGCACCATGATGATCCCCTTCCCCGTGACCCTCATCCCCAGCTTCCTGGTGGTGAACGCCCTGGGCTGGATCGACACCTACAACGCCCTCATCGTCCCGCGGGCGGTCTCGGCCTTCGCGATCTTCCTCTTCCGCCAGTTCTTCCTCTCGCTGCCCAGGGAGCTCGAGGAAGCTGCTTTGATGGACGGAGCTGGGCGCCTGACCCTCTTTTTCCGCATCGTGCTGCCCCTGTCCACCCCGGTGATCGCGGCCAGCGCGATCTTCTCCTTCCTCTTCGCCTGGAACGACTTCCTGTGGCCGCTCTTGGTGACCAACTCACCGGACATGCGCACCGTGCAGGTGGGCCTAGCCATGTTCCAGGGGCAGTACGGGGTGTTCTGGACGTTGCTTTGTGCAGCCGCCACCATCGTCACCTTACCCGCCATCCTGGCCTTCCTCGCCGCGCAGCGGCAGTTCATCGCCGGCATCACCAACACCGGCCTCAAGGAGTAG
- a CDS encoding carbohydrate ABC transporter permease, protein MGTFNFYPALYSLYLSLFEWNGLSPTREFVGLANYTRLLASGEFWNSLWVTLRYAGGVTLLALALGLGVAVLLNQPMRGQALYRVLYFLPVITPTVASGVVWKYLFDPTQGVVNRGLAEVGLVGPSWLSDPSWALVAVIVVGVWKRVGFNMVVYLAALQGIPKTYYEAAQLDGAGPWQQFRYITLPLLAPTTFFLVVTALIDAFQVFDLVYVMTSGGPLGGTDVLGYYLYRQGFRYSELGFASAVAYVMFALIFVVTLMQFRLTRGGQEDG, encoded by the coding sequence TTGGGTACCTTCAACTTCTACCCGGCCCTCTACTCGCTCTACCTCTCGCTGTTTGAGTGGAACGGCCTCTCACCCACCCGTGAGTTCGTGGGGCTGGCCAACTACACCAGGCTGCTGGCCTCCGGGGAGTTCTGGAACTCGCTCTGGGTCACCCTGCGCTACGCGGGCGGGGTGACCCTCTTAGCGCTGGCCCTCGGCCTGGGGGTGGCCGTGCTGCTCAACCAGCCCATGCGGGGACAGGCCCTCTACCGGGTGCTCTACTTCCTGCCGGTGATCACCCCCACCGTGGCCAGCGGAGTGGTGTGGAAGTACCTCTTCGACCCCACCCAGGGGGTGGTGAACCGGGGGCTCGCGGAGGTGGGGCTGGTAGGTCCTTCCTGGCTCAGCGACCCCTCCTGGGCCCTGGTGGCTGTGATTGTGGTGGGGGTATGGAAGCGGGTGGGCTTCAACATGGTGGTCTACCTGGCAGCCCTGCAGGGCATCCCCAAGACCTACTACGAGGCGGCCCAGCTCGACGGGGCGGGCCCTTGGCAGCAGTTCCGCTATATCACGCTACCTCTGCTAGCTCCGACCACCTTCTTCCTGGTCGTCACCGCTCTCATCGACGCCTTCCAGGTCTTCGACCTGGTCTACGTGATGACCTCGGGCGGGCCGTTGGGGGGCACCGATGTGCTGGGCTACTACCTCTACCGCCAGGGCTTTCGCTATAGCGAGCTGGGCTTCGCCTCGGCAGTGGCCTACGTGATGTTCGCCCTGATCTTTGTGGTCACGCTGATGCAGTTCCGTTTGACGCGAGGAGGACAAGAGGATGGCTAG
- a CDS encoding ABC transporter substrate-binding protein, with amino-acid sequence MKAHWLKAIATAAVALLSLGTAQKLTFWHYWDGANGQVLQGLIERYQKEHPGVIIEAVFVPGGELLTKLQTAITARQTPTMAISDLVAMPLLTQSGALAPLDDYIRQSNLNLADYFPGPLVYGLYRGKRYSLPVSASNLGLFWNKNLFRQAGLDPNRPPRNWDELLRYAKQIKEKTGKWGIELFTQGGEGTTWQTQVYFWGAGAEFLNANNIAPAFNSPQGVRALQFLVDLVQKEKVAPVAPWGLFGRGEAAMVMDGSWMTQFFPQQVNFELGAAAFPYPAGGRPATNMGGEQIFIFQNADAAAAKAAWDFINWFSSTPVQVEWDRSTGFLPVRRSVANDPAYRAWVSNARPLMRPFVDSMAFARPRPPVARYPQISDIFAKYVQEALLGRLSPKEALDRAAQEVAPLLR; translated from the coding sequence ATGAAAGCACACTGGCTCAAGGCAATCGCAACCGCCGCCGTCGCGCTCCTCAGTCTGGGTACGGCGCAGAAGCTCACCTTCTGGCACTACTGGGACGGGGCCAACGGGCAGGTTCTGCAGGGCCTCATCGAGCGCTACCAGAAGGAACACCCCGGCGTCATCATCGAGGCAGTGTTCGTGCCCGGCGGGGAGTTGCTGACCAAGCTGCAGACCGCCATCACCGCCCGGCAGACCCCCACCATGGCCATCTCCGACTTGGTCGCCATGCCCCTGCTCACCCAAAGCGGCGCGCTGGCCCCGCTCGATGATTACATCCGCCAGAGCAACCTCAACCTCGCCGACTACTTCCCCGGCCCCCTGGTCTACGGGCTCTACCGGGGCAAGCGCTATAGCCTGCCGGTGAGCGCTTCCAACCTTGGGCTGTTCTGGAACAAAAACCTCTTCCGTCAAGCCGGGCTCGACCCTAACCGACCCCCACGCAATTGGGACGAGCTGTTGCGCTATGCTAAGCAGATCAAGGAGAAAACCGGCAAGTGGGGCATAGAGCTCTTCACCCAGGGCGGCGAGGGCACCACCTGGCAGACCCAGGTGTACTTCTGGGGCGCGGGGGCCGAGTTCCTCAATGCCAATAACATCGCTCCGGCCTTTAACTCGCCCCAGGGGGTGCGGGCCCTGCAGTTCCTGGTGGACCTGGTGCAGAAGGAGAAGGTGGCTCCGGTGGCCCCGTGGGGCCTCTTCGGTCGCGGCGAGGCCGCGATGGTGATGGACGGCTCGTGGATGACCCAGTTCTTCCCGCAGCAGGTCAACTTCGAGCTGGGCGCGGCTGCTTTCCCGTACCCTGCCGGTGGACGCCCGGCTACCAACATGGGTGGGGAACAGATCTTCATCTTCCAGAACGCAGATGCGGCTGCTGCCAAGGCGGCCTGGGACTTCATCAACTGGTTTAGCAGCACCCCCGTACAGGTCGAGTGGGACCGGAGCACCGGCTTCCTGCCGGTGCGGCGTTCGGTGGCGAACGACCCGGCCTACCGGGCCTGGGTGAGCAACGCCCGCCCCCTGATGCGCCCCTTCGTGGACTCGATGGCCTTTGCCAGGCCCCGCCCGCCGGTGGCCCGCTATCCCCAGATCTCGGATATCTTCGCTAAATACGTGCAAGAAGCCTTGCTGGGTCGGCTGAGCCCCAAGGAAGCCCTCGACCGGGCTGCACAAGAAGTCGCGCCGCTGCTGCGCTAA
- a CDS encoding alpha-amylase family glycosyl hydrolase, translated as MTSEPFNEDDIVYMVLTDRFNDGNPDNNNQGFNEYRPGNLKFYQGGDWQGLINQFNYIKNLGVTAIWISPVSDDQDVSKDGGEAGYHGYFTYDYNAPNPHFGNTAKLQEFVNLAHANGIAVILDVVPNHTGDFLDPQATAYNPPNNAPAAPFNNPNWYHHNGNITDWNNQYQVENYDLGGLDDLDQSNPDAKAAIIGAYQNWFNTVGFDAARVDVARGMPKWFLQEFEQALGKPTFGEVFEGSVDYVADYQRYEWGVLDFPLFFTIRDVFAYDQSMNKLGDLFAQDYKYQNPLRLVTFIDNHDRDRFLTVGDDDWRRLRLALSFIFAARGIPDVYYGTEQAYYGDGRPKEWSGIANEHNREMLSSYNQNHNIYKHIQRLTQIRKDYVALRRGTQREMWKDNQVYAFSRRVDSSGAEAIAAFTNAWDPQTRTIPLRAESTLAVGTVLTNLLDTSQTVTVQSGGVTGKQITVTLGAKQAAIFVPGSVAPYSPPTTTLTKIKVRYNVGWGNSIFIRGSQYPLWWDMGRGAHNEGPDLWTWQTERIPAGTCVEYKPLINDTTWSQGVNYTVCGGQTVEIYPTF; from the coding sequence GTGACCAGCGAACCGTTCAACGAGGACGACATCGTATACATGGTCCTCACCGACCGCTTCAACGATGGCAATCCCGACAACAACAACCAGGGCTTCAACGAGTACCGACCCGGCAACCTCAAGTTCTATCAGGGCGGGGACTGGCAGGGCCTGATCAACCAGTTCAACTACATCAAGAACCTCGGGGTCACGGCCATCTGGATCTCCCCGGTTTCTGACGATCAGGACGTGAGCAAGGACGGGGGTGAGGCTGGGTATCACGGCTACTTCACCTACGACTACAACGCGCCCAACCCCCACTTCGGCAACACCGCCAAGCTGCAAGAATTCGTCAACTTGGCCCACGCCAACGGCATCGCAGTGATCCTCGACGTAGTCCCCAATCACACCGGCGACTTCCTTGACCCCCAGGCCACCGCGTATAACCCGCCCAACAACGCCCCGGCAGCCCCGTTCAACAACCCCAACTGGTACCACCACAACGGCAACATCACAGACTGGAACAATCAGTACCAGGTCGAGAATTACGATTTAGGCGGCCTTGACGACCTCGACCAGTCCAACCCGGATGCCAAGGCGGCCATCATTGGCGCGTACCAGAATTGGTTTAACACAGTAGGGTTCGATGCTGCACGGGTGGATGTGGCGCGCGGGATGCCCAAATGGTTCCTGCAGGAGTTCGAACAAGCCCTAGGCAAACCCACCTTTGGGGAGGTCTTTGAAGGCAGCGTGGACTACGTCGCCGACTACCAGCGATACGAGTGGGGCGTGCTGGACTTCCCCCTGTTCTTCACCATCCGCGACGTATTCGCCTACGACCAGAGCATGAACAAGCTCGGCGACCTGTTCGCCCAGGATTACAAGTACCAGAACCCACTGCGGCTGGTGACCTTCATCGACAACCACGACCGCGACCGCTTCCTCACCGTGGGCGATGACGACTGGCGTCGCCTGCGCCTGGCGCTAAGCTTCATCTTCGCCGCGCGCGGCATCCCAGACGTCTACTACGGAACTGAGCAGGCCTACTACGGCGATGGCCGGCCTAAGGAATGGTCAGGGATTGCCAACGAGCACAACCGCGAGATGCTCAGCAGCTACAACCAGAACCACAACATCTACAAGCATATCCAGCGCCTCACCCAAATCCGCAAAGACTATGTTGCCCTCCGGCGCGGCACCCAGCGGGAGATGTGGAAGGATAACCAGGTCTACGCCTTCTCCCGGCGCGTCGATTCCAGTGGGGCCGAGGCGATCGCGGCATTCACCAACGCCTGGGATCCGCAAACCCGCACCATCCCCCTGCGTGCGGAGAGCACCCTGGCGGTGGGAACCGTGCTTACCAACCTGCTCGACACCAGCCAGACGGTCACGGTGCAATCCGGCGGCGTGACGGGGAAGCAGATCACCGTGACGCTGGGGGCCAAACAGGCTGCGATCTTCGTGCCCGGAAGCGTCGCTCCCTACAGCCCACCGACCACCACCCTGACCAAGATCAAGGTCCGCTACAACGTCGGCTGGGGAAACTCGATCTTCATCCGCGGCAGCCAGTATCCCCTGTGGTGGGACATGGGCCGGGGCGCGCATAACGAGGGGCCCGACCTGTGGACCTGGCAGACCGAACGCATCCCGGCGGGCACTTGCGTGGAGTACAAGCCTCTTATTAACGACACCACCTGGTCCCAAGGCGTCAATTACACCGTCTGCGGCGGCCAAACGGTCGAGATCTACCCGACGTTCTAG
- a CDS encoding LacI family DNA-binding transcriptional regulator: MNTRVSIQDVAQLAGVAVSTVSRVLNGYRDVSEETRAKVQRAVEQLGYRPNQAARTFRTGKTQSVSVLLPMIGTDFYNRLINGIDQGLAQRDYDAGLFPLLSPRRLERYRNPSAPPYNADGLILASLNPDRLFEGGKIPADLPTVLVDIAHTAYDSVTVDHVEGGYLAGRHLLERPAPTFVVMIEERFDTPFASGVFRERLKGFQKAFQEAGEKLSKANVITVEFSWDGGRLAAKEILQQLKGPINIFATCDLLAQGLIDEFAHKGIKVGGEVRLVGYDDQPWAEAYGLSTVKQPIESMGGLAARLLLQRLERPTAEVTHRVLSPRLVVRESSRV; the protein is encoded by the coding sequence ATGAACACACGCGTCTCCATCCAGGATGTGGCCCAGCTCGCCGGGGTCGCCGTGAGCACGGTCTCCAGGGTGCTCAACGGCTACCGCGACGTGTCCGAGGAGACCCGGGCCAAGGTGCAGCGCGCCGTCGAGCAGCTCGGCTACCGGCCTAACCAGGCCGCCCGCACCTTCCGCACCGGCAAGACCCAGTCGGTCTCGGTTCTGCTGCCCATGATCGGCACCGACTTCTACAACCGCCTGATCAACGGCATCGACCAGGGGCTCGCCCAGCGCGACTACGATGCCGGGCTCTTCCCCCTGCTGAGCCCGCGCCGCCTCGAGCGCTACCGCAACCCCTCCGCCCCCCCCTACAACGCCGACGGCCTGATCCTGGCCTCGCTCAACCCCGACCGCCTCTTCGAGGGCGGCAAGATCCCCGCCGACCTGCCCACCGTCCTCGTCGACATCGCCCACACCGCCTACGACAGCGTGACGGTGGATCACGTCGAGGGGGGCTACCTCGCGGGTCGGCACCTCCTCGAGCGCCCCGCCCCCACCTTCGTGGTCATGATCGAGGAGCGCTTCGACACCCCCTTCGCCAGCGGCGTCTTCCGCGAGCGCCTCAAGGGCTTCCAAAAAGCCTTCCAGGAAGCCGGGGAGAAATTGTCCAAGGCCAACGTGATCACCGTCGAGTTCAGTTGGGATGGTGGGCGCCTGGCGGCAAAAGAAATTCTCCAGCAGCTCAAGGGTCCGATCAACATCTTCGCCACCTGTGACCTACTGGCTCAGGGTCTCATCGACGAGTTCGCCCACAAGGGGATCAAAGTCGGAGGCGAGGTGCGGCTGGTGGGCTACGACGACCAGCCCTGGGCCGAGGCCTACGGGCTGTCGACCGTGAAGCAGCCCATCGAATCGATGGGGGGGCTGGCCGCGCGGCTACTGCTGCAACGGCTCGAGCGCCCCACCGCCGAGGTCACCCACCGGGTGCTCAGTCCGCGGTTGGTGGTGCGGGAGTCGTCCAGGGTCTAG